A genomic stretch from Planctomycetaceae bacterium includes:
- a CDS encoding YbdK family carboxylate-amine ligase, whose amino-acid sequence MHFKPNTSPTLGVEIELQLVDADDMSLSSCIDELLATIPSHLQDSVKPELMQCYVEINTRICRTVKEVGEDLGEKIAEVERIVDKLGMRLFWAATHPFSSWRHQQITVNERYFRLVALMEDVARRLVTFGLHVHVGVDSGDKAVMICDRMQQHLPLLLALSANSPFWEGRNTGLKSNRSKIMEGLPTAGLPYQMRNWSEYVWLVNHLIDTGFINSIREIWWDIRPHHHFGTVEIRVCDVPANLSQVLAITALIQCLVHTISNEIDEGTFLGDYHPMMVEQNKWRATRYGADAALVSSHDYQQRSVQVIVDTLVEQLTPAAIELGCLAELQSVRHIPSQTGAVRQLEIFDATRSRREVVRQMIEENAGR is encoded by the coding sequence ATGCACTTCAAACCCAACACTAGCCCAACGCTCGGCGTCGAAATTGAACTGCAGCTGGTCGACGCTGACGACATGTCACTTTCAAGCTGTATTGACGAGCTGCTGGCAACGATCCCGTCGCATCTGCAGGATTCTGTCAAACCGGAACTGATGCAGTGTTATGTTGAAATCAACACCAGGATCTGCCGGACCGTGAAAGAAGTCGGAGAAGATCTCGGCGAAAAGATCGCCGAAGTAGAACGAATCGTCGACAAACTGGGCATGCGATTGTTCTGGGCGGCCACACACCCTTTTTCATCGTGGCGCCATCAGCAGATCACAGTGAACGAACGATATTTTCGACTCGTGGCCCTGATGGAAGACGTCGCGCGGCGACTGGTTACCTTTGGACTCCATGTCCACGTCGGAGTCGACAGTGGCGACAAAGCGGTCATGATCTGCGACAGAATGCAACAGCATCTTCCTTTGCTGCTTGCACTATCGGCAAACTCACCCTTTTGGGAAGGACGCAACACAGGACTCAAGTCGAATCGATCCAAGATCATGGAAGGATTGCCAACCGCCGGATTGCCGTACCAGATGCGAAACTGGAGCGAATATGTCTGGCTGGTGAATCATCTGATCGACACAGGGTTCATCAATTCGATTCGGGAAATCTGGTGGGACATTCGTCCGCATCACCATTTCGGTACGGTCGAAATCAGAGTCTGTGATGTGCCAGCCAACCTCAGTCAGGTGCTCGCGATCACCGCTCTGATACAGTGCCTGGTACACACCATTTCCAACGAAATCGACGAAGGCACTTTTCTGGGCGACTACCACCCGATGATGGTGGAACAGAACAAGTGGCGGGCAACACGTTACGGCGCCGATGCGGCATTGGTCAGCTCACACGATTACCAGCAGCGTTCGGTGCAGGTAATCGTCGATACATTGGTCGAACAATTAACTCCTGCCGCCATCGAACTCGGATGTCTTGCCGAACTGCAATCAGTCCGACATATTCCATCCCAAACCGGGGCCGTCAGACAGCTGGAAATCTTTGATGCGACTCGCAGTCGACGTGAAGTCGTCCGTCAGATGATCGAAGAAAATGCCGGTCGGTAG
- a CDS encoding MMPL family transporter, whose protein sequence is MKSFLQRRDPWGHGVSLWLIAAIAFLLPLMCWSLRHIELENDVAGWLPKDDPQAKILDWYQNLFPSDDRLLLSWDDCSLTDPRIRAFITELEGVQHLDHREGGSPYISDVKQPADLLTRMLKEGVPVEEGIRRTMGLLLGKGPLCVRFTDTGRLRGDFMQKEVLRLAQEHLGPQATVIQRSLPLPVTDGLSIEDESAWKLHDALEEYVRSVPLYDVQISAPRMHIDVQKTEAFRAALNEAASPDAATDGIATKCVDDTFFVNGAMAAVSVGLNEAGMSDRNAALADIRAAAVSVGILPEQLHMGGRPVAGTALNQAVKHAGWNRNFPLFDLPRRSPILLSVIVTVVLSMIVLKSIRLTLLVQAVSMLCAMAAVSLVPATGGSMNMVLVVMPTLLVVLTTSAAIHLCNYWKNSGISDPDTSVHHAASVAWLPCLLASGTTAIGLGSLVVSSLVPVRDFGIYASIGCGISFFCALYVLPSLMLFWRRQPPKAASMDTRAWRWLGGRLANHGTLVSLACLTATIACGAGLQFFRTETKVIRYFPDESRVVQDYNFLEENLSGIVSVDTIVKFDKAAQTQIPFLDRARKVMEIQEALREHPEVSGTLSLASFLDLSAPDTSKMSRLDRMKARKKEAVIGDRIHELLEEGDRESSVSSMLALAKADGDLNVPGDALLNREGDELWRITCQSSIMSDYDYQTLTTELNEITRARLAMIGTSGTGHIVTGLIPIFLRTQQALLESLISSFGLAFFVIAIVMALLLRSVPAAIFAMAPNLTPVVVMFGLLAWGGVRIDIGTMITASVALGIAVDGTLHLMTWFQILIRQGVSRKEAVERSLEHCGPALWQTSAAIGIGMLALYPVELLLISRFGWIMSGMIFAALVGDVIFLPALLAGPLGMILERSNRPPESKSPESNDSATQVDEETNSSKKQLADGAAAASAIVQSPAGARTTRVAVDPKPAPHIGMLSSALRRSVTE, encoded by the coding sequence ATGAAGTCATTTCTTCAAAGACGAGACCCGTGGGGCCATGGCGTTTCGCTATGGTTGATCGCGGCTATCGCTTTCCTGTTGCCACTCATGTGCTGGTCGCTCAGGCACATTGAGCTGGAAAACGATGTTGCCGGTTGGCTGCCAAAGGACGACCCCCAGGCCAAAATCCTGGACTGGTACCAAAACCTTTTCCCGTCAGATGATCGGCTACTGCTGTCCTGGGACGACTGTTCACTGACGGACCCAAGAATTCGGGCATTTATCACGGAGCTCGAGGGAGTCCAGCATCTTGACCACCGTGAAGGTGGTTCTCCCTATATCAGTGATGTAAAACAACCAGCTGATCTTCTGACACGGATGCTGAAAGAAGGTGTGCCCGTCGAAGAAGGTATTCGCAGAACGATGGGGCTGCTTCTTGGCAAAGGGCCACTTTGCGTTCGATTCACAGACACCGGGCGACTTCGTGGCGATTTCATGCAGAAAGAGGTCCTCCGACTCGCTCAGGAGCACCTCGGCCCTCAGGCAACGGTTATCCAGCGCAGCCTTCCTCTGCCCGTGACGGATGGTTTGAGTATCGAAGATGAATCGGCGTGGAAGCTTCACGACGCTCTTGAGGAATATGTTCGATCTGTTCCCTTGTACGACGTCCAGATCTCCGCCCCCAGGATGCACATTGATGTGCAGAAAACCGAAGCATTTCGCGCGGCTTTGAATGAGGCTGCCTCGCCTGATGCAGCAACAGACGGAATTGCAACAAAATGCGTTGACGACACATTCTTCGTCAATGGAGCAATGGCGGCAGTTTCAGTGGGGCTGAACGAAGCGGGGATGTCAGACCGCAATGCCGCACTCGCCGATATTCGTGCGGCAGCCGTTTCGGTAGGCATCCTGCCGGAACAGCTTCACATGGGTGGGCGGCCTGTTGCGGGGACAGCCCTGAATCAGGCTGTAAAACACGCGGGCTGGAATCGTAATTTCCCTCTGTTTGACCTGCCACGCCGGTCTCCAATCCTGCTGTCGGTCATTGTCACCGTCGTCTTGTCGATGATCGTGCTGAAAAGCATTCGCCTGACTCTGCTGGTCCAGGCGGTATCGATGCTGTGTGCAATGGCCGCGGTGTCTCTTGTGCCAGCCACCGGTGGCAGCATGAATATGGTATTGGTGGTGATGCCGACGCTCCTGGTTGTCCTTACGACATCTGCAGCGATTCATCTTTGCAACTACTGGAAGAACTCCGGTATTTCGGACCCGGACACGTCAGTCCATCATGCCGCTTCCGTCGCATGGTTACCCTGTCTGCTTGCCAGTGGTACGACGGCAATTGGCTTGGGATCGCTCGTCGTCAGCTCTCTGGTGCCCGTTCGTGATTTTGGTATCTACGCCTCGATTGGCTGCGGCATCTCATTCTTCTGCGCGTTGTATGTGCTTCCGTCGTTAATGTTGTTCTGGCGGCGCCAGCCACCAAAAGCGGCTTCGATGGATACCAGAGCATGGCGATGGCTTGGCGGACGGCTGGCAAACCATGGAACTCTGGTCTCCCTGGCATGCCTGACCGCCACCATTGCCTGCGGGGCAGGGCTGCAGTTCTTCCGAACAGAGACCAAGGTTATCCGCTACTTTCCGGATGAATCCCGAGTCGTTCAGGACTACAACTTTCTGGAAGAGAATCTCTCCGGCATTGTCTCTGTCGACACAATCGTCAAGTTCGACAAAGCGGCTCAGACACAAATTCCGTTCCTGGATCGAGCGCGAAAGGTCATGGAAATCCAGGAGGCTCTGCGTGAGCATCCTGAAGTCAGCGGCACCCTTTCACTGGCATCGTTTCTGGATCTTAGTGCGCCCGATACCAGCAAGATGTCCCGGCTTGATCGAATGAAAGCCCGGAAAAAGGAAGCCGTCATTGGCGACCGAATTCACGAGTTGCTTGAGGAAGGAGACAGGGAATCATCTGTCTCTTCAATGCTGGCACTTGCCAAAGCAGACGGTGACCTGAACGTACCTGGAGATGCATTACTGAATCGTGAAGGTGATGAACTCTGGCGGATCACTTGCCAGTCAAGCATCATGTCCGATTACGACTATCAGACTCTGACAACCGAACTGAATGAGATTACGCGTGCACGACTGGCCATGATTGGAACATCTGGTACCGGACATATCGTAACAGGGCTGATTCCAATTTTCCTTCGGACACAACAGGCACTTCTGGAAAGCCTGATCAGCAGCTTTGGACTGGCATTTTTTGTCATCGCGATCGTCATGGCATTGCTGCTGCGGAGCGTGCCGGCTGCAATCTTCGCCATGGCGCCCAACCTGACGCCAGTGGTTGTGATGTTTGGTCTTCTGGCGTGGGGTGGTGTTCGAATCGATATTGGAACCATGATTACCGCGTCGGTCGCACTTGGGATTGCCGTTGATGGCACACTCCATTTGATGACGTGGTTCCAGATACTGATTCGGCAGGGTGTTTCCAGAAAAGAAGCGGTGGAAAGATCGCTGGAACACTGCGGACCAGCACTCTGGCAGACAAGCGCGGCTATTGGAATCGGAATGCTGGCTCTCTACCCGGTGGAACTCCTCCTGATCAGCCGCTTCGGCTGGATCATGTCGGGCATGATCTTCGCCGCGCTGGTCGGCGATGTCATCTTCCTGCCTGCACTGCTGGCAGGACCGCTGGGAATGATCCTGGAACGCAGCAATCGACCTCCCGAATCGAAATCTCCGGAGTCCAACGACTCTGCCACCCAGGTCGACGAAGAAACAAATTCATCCAAAAAACAGCTAGCCGACGGTGCTGCAGCAGCTTCCGCCATTGTACAGTCACCAGCAGGAGCACGGACGACCAGAGTCGCAGTCGATCCAAAACCGGCACCTCACATTGGGATGCTGAGCAGCGCGTTACGTCGATCGGTGACGGAGTAG
- a CDS encoding S41 family peptidase, whose translation MQIYHWHRRVVFAAALLFGTIVSQAAVHAFGSNVDISNYANATDARLAGEEFETRRQWVEAITLYEESLKRWEDDADLKYALRRTRIHFGIDRRYTDRSFDANLLSKGRAEALDLFENILDHVQFDYVDTISITRFVAHGTESLYMALGNEKFLEHNLKNVNQTAVDRARDLLIREYWNRPVRSRTEARATITGLCDKLGREIGLQGTPVVLEFIFGGCNALDEYSNFLTPDRYSELFGSIQGELVGIGIEMKAESGRGMHLVNVLLESPAEDGGLLPGDYITNIDGRNCRDATTDEAASMLRGVSGSQVELTWETPSGKSNTGTFTRRRVHIRSVTRAVMLNQTAGIGYIRMEGFQNTTTDELDDALRKLERQGMKALIWDLRDNPGGLLETAAAVIDRFIDRGVLVSTKGRSSNQNQVFRANAYDTRNYPLVLLVNENSASASEIVAGAIHDHRRGTIVGRKTYGKWSVQTIMHLPGETGLKLTTAKFYSPDDNNYSGKGLQPDIDVPQPRDIQRSFFRGRTADELMLDTDIAKALEVLENRLVRN comes from the coding sequence ATGCAGATCTACCATTGGCATCGACGTGTCGTTTTCGCTGCCGCACTCCTGTTTGGGACAATTGTTTCGCAGGCTGCAGTGCACGCTTTCGGCAGTAACGTCGACATTTCGAATTACGCGAACGCCACCGATGCGAGACTGGCCGGTGAGGAATTCGAAACCAGGCGGCAATGGGTGGAAGCAATCACTCTTTACGAGGAAAGCCTGAAACGCTGGGAAGACGATGCCGACCTGAAATACGCGCTCAGGCGAACACGAATTCATTTTGGCATAGACCGTCGGTACACCGATCGAAGCTTTGATGCCAATCTGCTCAGCAAAGGCCGAGCGGAAGCGCTGGACCTGTTTGAGAACATCCTCGATCACGTGCAGTTTGACTATGTCGACACGATCAGCATCACGCGTTTCGTCGCCCACGGTACAGAGAGCCTCTATATGGCTCTTGGCAACGAAAAGTTTCTGGAACACAATCTGAAGAACGTCAACCAGACGGCAGTCGATCGTGCACGCGATTTGCTGATCAGGGAATACTGGAATCGCCCGGTCCGCAGCCGCACCGAGGCACGAGCAACCATCACTGGCCTTTGCGACAAGCTCGGACGTGAAATCGGATTACAGGGAACCCCCGTCGTACTTGAATTCATTTTTGGCGGATGCAACGCCCTCGACGAATACAGTAACTTTCTGACCCCCGACCGTTACAGCGAACTCTTTGGCAGTATACAGGGAGAGCTGGTCGGAATCGGCATCGAAATGAAAGCTGAAAGCGGTCGTGGCATGCACCTGGTGAACGTTCTTCTGGAGAGCCCTGCCGAAGACGGCGGACTGTTGCCAGGTGACTATATCACCAACATTGATGGTCGAAATTGTCGGGACGCGACAACAGACGAAGCCGCTTCAATGTTGCGAGGAGTCAGCGGTAGTCAGGTCGAACTTACCTGGGAAACACCCTCCGGGAAATCAAACACCGGAACGTTCACGCGTCGCCGCGTCCACATCCGAAGCGTGACGCGCGCCGTGATGCTGAATCAAACCGCCGGAATCGGATACATCCGAATGGAAGGCTTTCAGAATACGACCACAGATGAACTTGACGATGCCCTTCGCAAGCTGGAACGTCAGGGAATGAAAGCACTGATCTGGGATCTGCGAGATAACCCAGGCGGATTGCTCGAAACCGCTGCCGCAGTGATCGACCGCTTTATTGATCGAGGCGTGCTTGTTTCAACAAAAGGTCGCTCAAGCAATCAAAATCAGGTGTTTCGGGCAAACGCTTACGATACCAGAAATTATCCACTTGTACTGCTTGTGAACGAGAACAGCGCGAGTGCGAGTGAAATCGTTGCTGGTGCCATTCACGATCACCGACGAGGCACAATTGTCGGACGAAAAACCTATGGAAAATGGTCCGTTCAGACGATCATGCACCTGCCCGGAGAAACCGGTCTGAAGCTGACGACAGCTAAATTCTACTCTCCGGACGACAACAATTATTCGGGCAAAGGCCTGCAACCTGACATTGATGTTCCGCAGCCCAGAGACATCCAGCGATCTTTTTTCCGTGGCCGTACCGCTGACGAACTGATGCTGGACACGGACATCGCCAAGGCACTTGAGGTGCTTGAAAACCGTCTGGTCCGGAATTGA
- a CDS encoding co-chaperone GroES: protein MTDYVEPLGMRVLIRKDEARHQTRGGIVLPDSSEIPTITGRVVEISVQIERDEDFPIRKYDRVLFHPKSAIPVDFEADNLLFVVPAADIVAVFRRSDRERNRESLSEAADADHSSIDDLDIEMDFDNDDN from the coding sequence GTGACTGACTACGTCGAACCTCTTGGAATGCGGGTGCTCATCCGGAAGGATGAAGCTCGCCATCAGACACGCGGTGGGATCGTGCTGCCGGACAGTTCCGAAATCCCGACAATCACAGGTCGTGTGGTGGAAATCAGCGTGCAGATCGAACGCGACGAAGACTTCCCCATTCGAAAATACGACCGGGTTCTGTTCCACCCGAAGAGTGCGATCCCGGTTGACTTTGAGGCAGACAACCTGTTGTTCGTTGTACCGGCGGCCGACATCGTTGCCGTTTTTCGCCGCAGTGATCGCGAAAGGAATCGGGAAAGCTTGAGCGAGGCAGCCGATGCGGACCATTCCAGCATCGACGATCTTGACATTGAGATGGATTTCGACAACGACGACAACTGA
- a CDS encoding amidohydrolase — MTTNGSRRVTPADIERIVPFEILIDRLAQDRESAWIDCRRTLHASPEPSGHEVATTRFIAARLESLRYDDGPEIHVKVPDRGTGVIADLKIGEVDDSTRVIAIRADIDALRMPDRKDVPYCSSREGLAHACGHDVHTSVVLATAELLVNLTRRLTHSELPSIHIRFLFQPAEETCEGALWIIEDGGLQNVSAILGLHVDPTIRAGRVGIRYGVLTAQVDEVLITVTGRGGHAARPQHTTDPIAASAMLISILHQSVPRHADALTPTVFTIGSIHGGTVSNVIPDRVDIAGTLRTTDADTRLRVMKMIRDACDGVAQVTGSHAEVVFRSPLGSVINDTLVTSAFEASCRQVIGDHEIVPIDKPSMGGEDFAMYVQHVRGAQIRLGCAGDADDWPLLHSPVFDIDEESIAIGVRVMTRTALLLAMIPRDPVSESDALTDEAVDSFRA, encoded by the coding sequence ATGACAACGAACGGCAGTCGGCGAGTAACACCAGCCGATATCGAACGCATCGTGCCCTTCGAGATACTCATCGACCGTCTGGCCCAGGATCGAGAGTCAGCCTGGATCGACTGTCGCAGGACTCTGCACGCATCCCCCGAACCCAGCGGGCACGAAGTGGCGACAACCCGATTTATCGCAGCACGACTGGAGAGCCTCAGATACGATGACGGCCCCGAGATCCACGTCAAAGTTCCGGATCGTGGGACAGGAGTGATCGCCGACCTTAAGATCGGCGAAGTCGACGATTCGACCCGTGTTATCGCAATCAGAGCGGATATCGATGCCCTCCGGATGCCGGACAGAAAGGATGTTCCCTACTGTTCGTCCAGAGAAGGTCTTGCGCACGCTTGTGGACACGATGTCCATACATCCGTGGTACTCGCCACGGCGGAATTGCTGGTCAACCTCACCCGGCGTCTGACGCATTCCGAACTGCCGTCCATCCACATACGGTTTCTTTTTCAGCCAGCTGAAGAAACCTGCGAAGGAGCTCTGTGGATCATTGAAGACGGGGGCCTGCAGAATGTGTCTGCAATCCTCGGCCTTCACGTCGATCCGACCATTCGGGCAGGGCGCGTTGGTATCCGATATGGTGTACTGACAGCACAAGTCGACGAAGTCCTGATCACCGTCACAGGTCGGGGTGGCCACGCGGCTCGACCGCAGCACACGACCGATCCCATTGCTGCCTCGGCAATGCTGATTTCAATTCTTCATCAAAGTGTGCCTCGCCACGCGGACGCCCTCACACCAACCGTATTCACAATCGGATCCATCCATGGCGGAACGGTTTCGAATGTCATACCGGATCGCGTGGATATCGCCGGAACACTCCGAACCACTGACGCAGATACAAGACTGCGAGTGATGAAAATGATTCGGGATGCATGCGATGGTGTCGCACAGGTTACCGGCAGTCATGCCGAAGTTGTCTTTCGCAGTCCGCTGGGTTCTGTTATCAACGATACTCTCGTGACATCCGCTTTTGAAGCGTCCTGCCGACAGGTCATCGGGGATCACGAAATTGTCCCCATCGACAAGCCCAGCATGGGCGGTGAAGACTTTGCAATGTATGTCCAGCATGTGCGTGGTGCGCAGATACGGCTGGGTTGTGCGGGGGATGCGGATGACTGGCCGTTACTGCATTCGCCGGTATTCGACATTGACGAAGAATCCATCGCCATCGGTGTCAGGGTCATGACCAGAACAGCCCTTCTTCTGGCAATGATACCGCGTGACCCCGTGTCCGAATCCGACGCCCTTACCGACGAAGCAGTGGATTCGTTTCGCGCATAA